In Syntrophales bacterium, the following are encoded in one genomic region:
- a CDS encoding DUF499 domain-containing protein — protein sequence MAKLSWKPWHEVVKLRDDLKAGKLPLHLFAADLYEVVMQSGKRPVYEKPEEFFSLTFPTYNLRQLARDVVLRLAGQNDKAVRQLELTYGGGKTHTLITLRHLVHDPGKLPKLPAVDEFIETIGQRPPRCRVAALCFDKLDVEKGMGVRSPDGKSRMLRQPWSVLAWQVAGEEGLRLLHAEGKPEERESAPAENLLTELLEKPLAEGLGILILIDEVLLYAREKIGRDSTKLQSLVNFFQYLTQAATKVDRCCIVASLLTSEPTTEDELGRKIKAQLYNIFQRQREAAVEPVVKEDVAEVLRRRFFKPESLKDRDSFRQHVVAAIKGIAAVDDQTAKDGAEAEDRFFRNYPFHPDLTDVFYSKWTQLDRFQRTRGVLRTFALALREAGEWDRSPLIGPNVFLAAPGKEGLSEALQELVTVADTEEWEGKKQAWAPILDSEFQKARQIQDDSAGLRYREIEQAVVAAFLHSQPIGSTARTRDLTVLAGSTRPDRIELEKGLIRWAQTSHWLDDLYASAAGGASLPDMWRLGNKPNLTQMHADAARNISDPAVQARLLDEIGRLKVLTASASAAGVKVHMLPTRPRDIEDDGTFHYAVLGPAAASDSGKPCAEAKRFLDETTGPDKPRVYRNAVLLLAPSKDGVELAMSRVKDLMAWDAVQEHVRKQQQDGNVDPARAQTLQIQIDRAKGRIPDAIKQAYCIVVTVSEKNDNHAFKITITDDPNFITVKNDSRSRLRETPIAAEALLPDGPYDLWREKETSRRVKDLAGAFAQLPHLPKMLKASAILNTLADGCEKGAFVLRLTRPDGSSRTWWMARPDEAALNDPAMELVLPQAAELQEIPSSLLAPKQLPWLWTGDEITVQDVSDFFSGKTVVQIEKDGYKEPLAIPKASAEVIEQAVTAAVENSNIWLRSGPASILGETIPPGIFSAKASLCIPPPPVTAPALLPENLPGAWKKGYASGLSIATALSVKESKALPWKTTKDAISGALQARFLELDDKSRPWPCDLPDAKAIILKTPETPPPPPPPPGKLLSAEADLDPNQIQDLAEIVPELLKIKAEADIPIQFRVRIEVGDGKSKPPEDVAAAFSKLMESIKEKWVLK from the coding sequence ATGGCCAAATTATCCTGGAAGCCGTGGCATGAGGTGGTGAAGCTTCGGGACGACCTGAAAGCGGGAAAGCTTCCCCTGCACCTGTTTGCGGCCGATCTGTACGAAGTTGTCATGCAGAGCGGGAAACGGCCGGTTTACGAGAAGCCGGAAGAGTTTTTCTCTCTCACCTTTCCTACATACAACCTGCGCCAGCTTGCCCGGGACGTGGTCCTGCGGCTGGCCGGCCAGAACGACAAAGCCGTCCGGCAACTGGAGCTGACCTACGGCGGGGGAAAAACGCACACGCTGATCACGCTGCGCCATCTCGTACATGATCCCGGCAAGCTCCCGAAGCTCCCAGCCGTCGATGAATTCATCGAGACGATCGGACAGAGGCCTCCCCGCTGCCGCGTCGCCGCCCTGTGCTTCGACAAACTCGACGTGGAAAAGGGCATGGGGGTCCGCTCCCCGGACGGAAAGTCCAGGATGCTCCGGCAACCCTGGAGCGTACTGGCCTGGCAGGTAGCGGGCGAGGAAGGGCTGCGCCTTCTGCACGCCGAGGGAAAGCCGGAGGAGCGGGAGTCGGCACCGGCGGAAAACCTCCTGACGGAATTGCTGGAAAAACCACTCGCAGAAGGGCTCGGCATCCTGATCCTGATTGACGAAGTCCTGCTCTACGCCAGGGAGAAAATCGGCAGGGACTCCACGAAACTGCAGAGCCTGGTCAACTTCTTCCAGTATCTGACGCAGGCGGCTACGAAAGTGGACCGCTGCTGCATCGTCGCCTCCCTGCTCACCAGCGAACCCACAACGGAAGATGAACTGGGGAGGAAGATCAAGGCGCAGCTCTACAACATCTTTCAGCGCCAGAGGGAAGCGGCGGTGGAACCGGTGGTGAAGGAAGACGTGGCGGAGGTCCTGCGCCGGAGATTCTTCAAGCCGGAGTCGCTGAAGGACCGGGATTCCTTCCGGCAGCATGTCGTCGCCGCGATCAAGGGCATTGCCGCCGTGGACGACCAGACGGCCAAAGACGGCGCCGAGGCGGAGGACCGCTTTTTCCGCAATTACCCCTTTCACCCGGACCTGACGGACGTTTTCTATTCCAAGTGGACCCAGCTCGACCGCTTTCAGCGGACCCGGGGCGTTCTCCGGACGTTCGCCCTGGCCCTGCGGGAGGCTGGCGAATGGGACCGGAGTCCCCTCATCGGGCCGAACGTCTTCCTGGCCGCACCGGGGAAAGAAGGCCTGTCGGAGGCGCTGCAGGAGCTGGTCACCGTGGCCGACACGGAGGAATGGGAAGGAAAGAAGCAGGCCTGGGCACCAATCCTGGACAGCGAATTCCAGAAGGCAAGGCAGATCCAGGATGACTCTGCCGGGCTCAGGTACCGCGAGATCGAACAGGCCGTAGTGGCCGCGTTTCTTCATTCCCAGCCGATTGGAAGCACAGCCAGGACGAGAGACCTCACCGTCCTGGCCGGCTCGACGCGTCCCGATCGAATTGAGCTTGAAAAAGGCCTTATCCGCTGGGCCCAGACCAGCCACTGGCTGGACGACCTCTATGCCTCCGCGGCGGGAGGAGCGTCTCTGCCCGACATGTGGCGGCTTGGGAACAAACCGAATCTCACCCAGATGCATGCCGACGCGGCGCGCAATATCAGCGACCCTGCGGTGCAGGCGCGCCTGCTCGATGAGATCGGCAGGCTGAAGGTCCTGACAGCCAGCGCCTCGGCGGCGGGCGTCAAGGTGCACATGCTGCCGACCCGGCCCCGGGATATAGAGGACGACGGGACGTTCCACTATGCGGTTCTCGGACCGGCGGCGGCATCCGACTCGGGGAAGCCTTGCGCCGAAGCGAAGCGGTTCCTGGATGAGACAACCGGCCCCGACAAGCCGCGGGTCTATCGCAATGCCGTCCTCCTCCTCGCCCCGTCCAAGGACGGCGTGGAACTGGCGATGTCGCGGGTAAAAGATCTCATGGCGTGGGATGCCGTTCAGGAACACGTCAGGAAACAGCAACAGGACGGCAACGTCGATCCCGCACGGGCACAGACCCTCCAGATCCAGATCGACCGGGCCAAGGGACGCATCCCGGATGCCATCAAGCAGGCATACTGCATCGTCGTCACCGTCTCGGAAAAGAACGACAATCATGCCTTTAAAATTACGATTACGGACGATCCGAACTTCATCACCGTGAAGAACGATTCCCGGTCCCGCCTGCGGGAGACACCCATCGCCGCCGAGGCTCTGCTGCCCGACGGCCCGTACGACCTCTGGCGGGAAAAAGAGACTTCCAGAAGGGTCAAGGACCTGGCGGGCGCATTCGCCCAGCTTCCCCATTTGCCGAAAATGCTCAAGGCAAGCGCCATATTGAACACACTGGCCGATGGCTGCGAGAAGGGTGCCTTCGTCCTTCGCCTGACGAGACCGGACGGGTCAAGCAGAACTTGGTGGATGGCAAGACCCGACGAGGCTGCTCTGAATGACCCTGCCATGGAGCTTGTTCTTCCTCAGGCGGCGGAACTGCAGGAGATTCCATCCTCGCTGCTCGCACCGAAACAACTGCCTTGGCTCTGGACCGGAGACGAGATAACCGTCCAGGATGTATCGGATTTCTTTTCCGGAAAGACGGTTGTTCAGATTGAGAAGGATGGCTATAAAGAGCCCCTGGCCATTCCAAAGGCATCCGCGGAAGTCATCGAACAGGCCGTCACAGCCGCTGTCGAGAACAGCAACATATGGCTTCGGTCGGGTCCGGCCAGTATCCTCGGGGAAACAATTCCCCCGGGAATTTTCAGCGCAAAGGCATCACTTTGTATTCCGCCACCGCCTGTCACGGCGCCCGCTCTCCTGCCTGAGAATCTTCCCGGCGCCTGGAAGAAGGGCTATGCCTCGGGACTGTCTATCGCCACAGCTCTATCCGTCAAGGAGAGCAAGGCTCTCCCCTGGAAGACCACCAAGGACGCCATCAGCGGCGCACTACAGGCGCGATTCCTTGAACTCGACGACAAGTCGAGGCCCTGGCCCTGCGACCTGCCGGACGCGAAAGCCATCATTCTGAAAACACCCGAAACTCCGCCTCCGCCGCCTCCGCCGCCCGGCAAGCTTCTGTCGGCCGAGGCCGATCTGGATCCGAACCAGATTCAGGATCTAGCGGAAATTGTCCCGGAACTCCTGAAAATCAAGGCCGAAGCCGATATTCCGATTCAGTTCCGCGTTCGCATTGAAGTGGGAGACGGCAAAAGCAAGCCGCCTGAGGATGTAGCGGCGGCCTTCAGCAAGCTGATGGAGTCCATCAAAGAAAAATGGGTACTGAAATAA
- a CDS encoding ATP-binding protein, translating to MIRLIEALNFRCLRHTSQALGPFHILVGPNASGKTTFLDVIGFLGRMVSDGVDAAVRYHTDNFEDILFARTGRFFELAIEARIPEAKRALPAKGHFDTIRYEVQIGMDEQGVVGILEERAVLKTARTKPPRPRELFPMEVPPPSTILEGKPRKNARTVLSKSFEGNDNFYSEVLEESGKGWFPSIRLGPKKSALGNLPEDETRFPISTWLKRLLTEGVQLFMLNSLLIRKASPPGQIRGFKPDGSNLPWVISDLKKKDEPRFRAWIRHIQTALPDIRDLQIIVREDDKHAYLVIHYEGGLKVPSWMASDGTLRLLALTLPAYLSDFKGVYLIEEPENGIHPGAVETVFQSLSSVYDAQILLATHSPIILSQAKASDVLCFKKTESGSTDIVMGNEHPHLKDWKGQPNLSVLFASGVLG from the coding sequence ATGATCCGTTTGATTGAAGCCCTGAATTTTCGGTGCCTCCGGCATACGTCACAGGCCCTGGGGCCGTTTCACATTCTCGTGGGTCCGAACGCCAGCGGCAAGACGACGTTCCTGGACGTGATCGGATTCCTGGGCCGCATGGTGTCGGACGGAGTTGATGCGGCAGTCCGCTACCACACCGACAACTTTGAAGACATTCTGTTTGCCAGAACGGGGCGGTTTTTCGAACTGGCGATTGAGGCCCGGATCCCGGAAGCCAAGAGAGCGCTTCCCGCAAAGGGCCATTTTGACACCATCCGTTATGAAGTGCAGATCGGCATGGACGAGCAGGGCGTTGTCGGCATCTTGGAGGAAAGGGCGGTTCTGAAAACCGCACGCACGAAGCCTCCCCGGCCGAGAGAGCTTTTCCCGATGGAGGTGCCGCCTCCTTCCACAATCCTGGAGGGGAAACCCCGAAAGAACGCGAGGACTGTTCTGAGCAAGAGCTTCGAAGGCAACGACAATTTCTACTCCGAAGTCCTCGAGGAATCCGGAAAGGGATGGTTCCCCTCCATCCGGCTGGGACCCAAGAAGTCGGCCCTTGGAAACCTGCCGGAGGATGAAACCCGCTTCCCGATCTCCACCTGGCTGAAACGCCTGCTGACGGAAGGGGTCCAGCTCTTCATGCTGAACAGCCTCTTGATTCGCAAAGCGAGCCCTCCCGGACAGATTCGCGGTTTCAAGCCCGACGGATCGAACCTTCCGTGGGTGATCTCCGATCTGAAGAAGAAAGACGAGCCGCGGTTCCGAGCCTGGATCCGCCATATTCAAACGGCCCTTCCCGACATCAGGGATCTGCAGATTATTGTACGAGAAGACGACAAGCACGCCTACCTTGTCATTCACTATGAAGGCGGCCTGAAAGTGCCTTCTTGGATGGCCTCCGATGGAACGTTACGCCTGCTGGCCCTGACTCTTCCGGCATATCTCTCTGATTTCAAAGGAGTTTACCTCATCGAGGAACCGGAAAACGGAATTCATCCGGGGGCTGTGGAGACCGTGTTCCAGTCGCTCTCCTCCGTGTATGACGCTCAGATCCTGCTGGCCACTCACTCTCCCATCATCTTGAGCCAGGCGAAGGCATCGGATGTGCTTTGCTTCAAGAAAACGGAGTCCGGTTCGACGGACATCGTGATGGGCAATGAGCATCCGCATCTGAAAGATTGGAAAGGACAGCCGAATCTCAGCGTTCTGTTCGCCAGCGGGGTTCTGGGATGA
- a CDS encoding DUF1156 domain-containing protein, with protein MNDTSRLIEHAFPLEQASLDSVHEKNVRHGHISTFHIWPARRPLAACRAALIATLLPDPGSRPKPEGLSEDQWNKEVLNQRRELCEKIGGRVVKTIEKKRMPGGRIVEREKKVTEGGILHWGRETTNRELLDWFRQEIRKAHGGRAPRVLDPFAGGGAIPLEAMRLGCEATAVDINPVAWFILKCTLEYPQKLAGRTYPLPEFILENEDFMEAFYKAHPHLVGRTKMTRKQKKAFSQDLFLQDKEDTGRAPKADLAWHVRAWGWWVLDRTRRELAGYYPIYADFEPLDKTVPKPYEKQPMRAVPLKDDGTPDMEPLNGEFSGEYLREKTNPRWVAKPTVAYLWARTAACKNCRAVIPLLKTRWLCKKEKKRVLLTMEPNADRSGTTFGIENDVPVKGVNTAQRREHDKQIGGGTMSRSGAKCPCCGTIMTMEDIRLEGRAGRLGTVNTAVVMEGQKGKEYRLPTDLEIRMAAEAEQAVADVFAGIPFGLPDEPLPSKEALGFRVPLYGFDQWQKLFTPRQLLALGTFVTWTRKLADKLKVSTYPSEWLEPLIAYLAVAIDRMENRGSVLCIWNMPAEKIEQTFARFALPILWDFAESNPLATASGNYAGEIEWVSLVCSHVAEAATHSPLTQVETNSATSIQQKGFDVIVTDPPYYDAIPYSDLMDFFYIWLRRSTRGLNDEINEVFEPPLSPKWNHETEDGELIDDSSRFGGDRAKSKKTYENGMFRAFSACHYSLNAGGKMVVVFAHKHPDAWETLVSAIIRAGFIVDGSWPIQTERTGRMRANISAALASSVWLVCRKRPEAAKPGWDGKVMEEMRVNIRGKLREFWDAGIRGPDFVWAATGPALAAYSRHPVVRKANEPDRIMTVNEFLSHVRRMVVDFVVGRVLSGNGLSRSGDDADTAVQDRLDEPTAYYLLHRHDFGMEDAPAGACILYAVSCGISDRELADTWNLIGATKGKTTEMDGEDAEDDDAEGAAETEESGSRIKLRTWAQRKSRSLGHEAPGGSPVPLIDRVHCLMHLWREGDVHRVDDYLDDNGLRRQELFKRLLQSLIELSARGSEERSLLESLSNHVQARGAVKDASLGLPEMEP; from the coding sequence TTGAATGATACAAGCCGCTTAATCGAGCACGCCTTTCCTCTCGAACAGGCATCCCTGGACTCGGTCCACGAAAAGAACGTGCGTCACGGACACATCTCGACGTTCCACATCTGGCCGGCCAGGCGGCCGCTCGCGGCCTGCCGGGCCGCCCTGATCGCCACCCTGCTGCCGGACCCGGGTTCCCGGCCGAAGCCGGAGGGCTTGTCCGAAGACCAGTGGAACAAAGAGGTTCTGAATCAGCGTCGTGAACTTTGCGAAAAGATCGGCGGCCGGGTGGTCAAGACGATCGAGAAGAAGCGGATGCCCGGCGGCCGGATCGTGGAGCGGGAAAAGAAGGTCACCGAAGGCGGCATCCTCCACTGGGGCCGGGAGACGACAAACAGGGAACTCCTGGACTGGTTCCGGCAGGAAATCCGCAAGGCCCACGGCGGCCGGGCGCCGAGGGTGCTCGATCCCTTCGCCGGCGGCGGCGCCATCCCCCTGGAGGCCATGCGGCTGGGCTGCGAAGCCACCGCCGTGGACATCAATCCCGTGGCCTGGTTCATTCTCAAGTGCACCCTGGAATATCCGCAGAAGCTGGCCGGCCGGACCTATCCTCTCCCGGAGTTCATTCTCGAAAACGAGGATTTCATGGAGGCCTTCTACAAGGCCCATCCGCACCTGGTCGGCCGGACCAAGATGACCAGGAAACAGAAGAAGGCCTTCTCGCAGGATCTTTTCCTGCAGGACAAAGAAGACACCGGTCGGGCGCCGAAAGCCGACCTGGCCTGGCACGTCCGGGCCTGGGGCTGGTGGGTCCTGGACCGCACGAGGCGGGAACTGGCCGGCTATTATCCGATTTACGCGGACTTCGAGCCCCTCGACAAGACGGTGCCCAAACCTTACGAAAAGCAGCCGATGCGGGCCGTACCCCTGAAGGACGACGGCACGCCGGATATGGAGCCGCTGAACGGGGAGTTCAGCGGCGAGTACCTGCGGGAGAAGACCAATCCCCGCTGGGTGGCCAAGCCGACGGTGGCCTACCTCTGGGCGCGGACGGCGGCCTGCAAGAACTGCCGGGCCGTCATTCCCCTCCTCAAGACCCGCTGGCTTTGCAAGAAGGAAAAGAAAAGGGTTCTGCTGACGATGGAGCCGAACGCCGACCGGTCCGGGACAACCTTCGGCATCGAGAACGACGTGCCCGTCAAAGGGGTCAACACGGCCCAGCGCCGGGAACACGACAAACAGATCGGCGGCGGGACCATGTCGCGATCCGGTGCGAAGTGCCCTTGCTGCGGAACCATCATGACGATGGAGGACATCCGGCTGGAAGGCCGGGCCGGGAGGCTGGGGACAGTCAACACCGCCGTCGTCATGGAGGGACAGAAGGGAAAGGAATACCGCCTGCCGACGGACCTGGAAATCCGGATGGCCGCCGAGGCGGAGCAGGCCGTGGCGGATGTGTTCGCCGGCATCCCCTTCGGTCTGCCGGATGAACCGCTTCCCAGCAAGGAAGCCCTGGGATTTCGGGTGCCCCTCTATGGCTTCGACCAATGGCAGAAGCTGTTCACCCCCCGGCAGCTCCTGGCCCTGGGAACCTTTGTGACATGGACGCGCAAGCTCGCGGATAAGCTCAAGGTCTCAACGTATCCAAGTGAGTGGCTGGAACCACTGATAGCTTATCTGGCTGTGGCCATTGATCGGATGGAAAACAGGGGGAGCGTGCTCTGTATCTGGAATATGCCCGCAGAGAAAATCGAGCAGACATTTGCCCGCTTCGCACTTCCTATCCTTTGGGATTTTGCCGAGTCAAACCCGTTGGCCACCGCCAGCGGCAACTATGCCGGAGAAATTGAATGGGTTTCACTCGTCTGTTCCCACGTCGCGGAAGCTGCAACTCATTCACCCCTTACCCAAGTAGAAACAAATTCAGCTACTTCTATTCAGCAAAAGGGTTTCGATGTCATCGTAACCGATCCTCCATACTACGATGCCATCCCATACTCGGACTTGATGGATTTCTTCTACATCTGGCTTCGCCGTAGCACTCGTGGATTAAATGATGAAATTAATGAAGTTTTTGAACCCCCTTTGTCACCAAAGTGGAATCACGAGACTGAAGATGGCGAACTGATTGACGACTCGAGCCGATTCGGCGGTGACAGAGCGAAATCCAAGAAGACCTACGAGAATGGGATGTTCAGAGCGTTCTCCGCTTGTCATTATTCGTTGAATGCTGGCGGGAAAATGGTTGTTGTATTTGCTCATAAACACCCTGACGCATGGGAGACACTGGTTTCAGCGATCATCAGGGCGGGGTTCATTGTCGATGGATCATGGCCGATACAGACGGAAAGAACTGGACGGATGCGGGCAAATATATCCGCCGCCCTCGCTTCCTCCGTATGGCTCGTCTGCCGCAAGCGGCCGGAAGCGGCCAAGCCGGGCTGGGACGGAAAGGTCATGGAGGAGATGCGGGTCAACATCCGCGGAAAGCTCAGGGAATTCTGGGACGCCGGCATCCGGGGGCCCGACTTCGTCTGGGCGGCCACCGGCCCGGCCCTGGCGGCCTACAGCCGGCACCCCGTGGTCCGGAAGGCCAACGAGCCCGATCGGATCATGACGGTGAACGAGTTTCTTTCCCACGTCCGGCGGATGGTCGTCGATTTCGTGGTCGGCCGGGTCCTCTCGGGGAACGGCCTGTCCAGGAGCGGGGACGATGCGGACACGGCTGTCCAGGACCGACTCGACGAACCGACTGCCTACTACCTCCTCCACCGCCACGACTTCGGCATGGAGGATGCCCCGGCGGGAGCCTGTATCCTTTATGCCGTTTCCTGCGGGATCTCCGACCGGGAACTGGCCGATACCTGGAATCTGATCGGCGCCACCAAGGGAAAAACAACTGAAATGGATGGAGAAGACGCAGAGGACGACGATGCCGAAGGGGCGGCGGAGACGGAAGAATCGGGCAGCAGGATAAAACTGAGGACCTGGGCGCAGCGGAAGAGCCGCTCCCTGGGCCATGAGGCCCCCGGCGGCAGTCCCGTTCCCCTGATCGACCGCGTCCACTGCCTGATGCATCTGTGGAGGGAAGGCGACGTTCACCGGGTGGACGATTACCTCGACGACAACGGCCTGCGCCGGCAGGAGCTTTTCAAGCGGCTGCTGCAGTCCCTGATCGAGCTGTCCGCCCGGGGCAGTGAAGAGCGATCCCTCCTGGAATCCCTCAGCAACCACGTCCAGGCCCGGGGGGCTGTAAAGGACGCCAGTCTCGGACTTCCCGAAATGGAACCGTAA
- a CDS encoding ATP-binding protein, producing MTKTELLEMIRNLENSGVEFKRDTIEDYKLAKEIVAFSNSDGGRILLGVDDDGTITGISRSNLEQWVMTTCRDKLRPEIIPYFEIVRDVEPGKDVAVITLRRGWTVHSRWHNHHSTYYIRVGSESREASKEELERLFQQRGAFRLEVRPVSGSSIGDFDIRRLLDYFQRVRRQDSPPVDNMPGWQQLLVNTEIMTDEEGGISCTVAGLLLFGKNPNRYIPQAGIDAVAYPGTEKDYAAYKRLSIRGPIVGLFTAENQLIESGIVEQAVQFIKEHAGISEGIEEGIRVESPTYPEEVVREAVVNAVVHRDYLLSASNIELSVYTDRIEIISPGRLPNGITPERMRVGCRAARNQLLKDILRDYGYMEHMGMGVPRKIIKGMRNHNGTEPDLVEDGERFILRLWKGATS from the coding sequence ATGACGAAGACAGAGCTTCTGGAAATGATACGTAATCTGGAGAACTCCGGTGTCGAATTTAAACGTGACACGATAGAAGATTACAAGCTTGCCAAAGAAATTGTTGCGTTTTCAAACTCTGATGGAGGACGCATACTGCTGGGAGTCGATGATGATGGAACAATTACAGGAATAAGTCGCAGCAACTTGGAACAATGGGTAATGACAACCTGCCGAGACAAATTGCGTCCTGAAATCATTCCGTATTTCGAAATTGTTCGAGACGTTGAACCTGGAAAGGATGTGGCTGTTATTACGTTAAGAAGAGGCTGGACGGTTCATTCACGATGGCATAATCACCATTCAACTTATTATATCAGGGTGGGAAGCGAAAGCAGGGAAGCAAGCAAGGAGGAACTTGAAAGGCTGTTTCAACAGCGTGGAGCATTCAGGCTGGAAGTTCGCCCTGTCTCCGGTTCGTCAATAGGGGATTTTGATATCAGGAGATTACTGGACTATTTCCAGCGGGTGAGAAGACAAGACAGTCCGCCTGTCGATAATATGCCTGGTTGGCAACAACTGCTCGTCAATACTGAAATCATGACGGATGAGGAAGGGGGTATTTCCTGTACTGTTGCCGGTTTATTGTTGTTCGGTAAAAATCCAAACCGTTATATCCCTCAAGCCGGGATTGATGCCGTAGCCTATCCGGGAACGGAGAAAGACTATGCCGCGTATAAGCGTCTTTCGATCCGCGGACCAATCGTTGGACTGTTTACGGCAGAGAACCAGTTGATTGAATCAGGAATCGTCGAACAGGCGGTTCAATTCATAAAAGAGCACGCGGGCATTTCCGAAGGAATTGAAGAGGGCATTCGTGTTGAAAGCCCGACATATCCGGAAGAAGTCGTTCGCGAAGCCGTGGTCAATGCCGTTGTGCACAGAGATTACCTCCTCTCGGCCTCCAACATAGAACTTTCCGTCTATACAGATCGCATCGAGATTATTTCGCCCGGAAGGCTGCCAAACGGCATTACACCCGAGCGCATGCGTGTGGGCTGCCGGGCGGCGCGCAACCAGCTTCTCAAAGACATTTTGAGGGACTACGGATACATGGAGCATATGGGCATGGGTGTACCGAGAAAAATCATCAAAGGGATGCGCAACCACAATGGAACCGAGCCCGACCTTGTCGAAGATGGAGAACGCTTCATTCTTCGCCTGTGGAAAGGGGCGACGTCTTGA